Genomic DNA from Alicyclobacillus fastidiosus:
GCTGCAGGGATCGGAAACATTGGAGGGGGCAGCCTTCTTGATACCATAGAAGGGCTATTTCCTGTGCGCCCAGAAGGACCAGCCAATCTTCGGCAGGCTCTTTTGCGTCTGTTAAATCAGAATGTAGTGATCACGACTCAGTTTGAATCCATTACTGGGACCCTTATTAGGGTGGAGCGGGATTATGTCGTGGTTGTTGAAACAACCTCAAATGTTGTTCTGA
This window encodes:
- a CDS encoding DUF2642 domain-containing protein, coding for MALSRLPDNTASGPVQEGVGNVNINAAGIGNIGGGSLLDTIEGLFPVRPEGPANLRQALLRLLNQNVVITTQFESITGTLIRVERDYVVVVETTSNVVLIPIRKIESVTRA